One Fuerstiella marisgermanici DNA window includes the following coding sequences:
- a CDS encoding PAS domain-containing hybrid sensor histidine kinase/response regulator, which yields MPNLKLKLPAMFRFTAATRITLGLVCSMLGILMAANYLKLIPDEERIVTANRVQIVESLAFSSAPIIEAGQLQKLQGVMELLVNRHKQLLSAGVRTNDGQLILQAGPHNETWPADFGEHSTERFMHVTLSAQRQDNWGRIEVAFEPLRPAGRFGQFQSRMTTLLVFCGPVAFFSFRWFLTMVLKNLDPSHAIPRRVREALDILSEGLMIVGLNDRVLLANSAMEKLTGHDTDKLIGEKASALNFRLIENDGDEGSMPWANTLATQESVSNVMMQLCNDGGGPARILRVNCSPLAGNNGENRGVMVTFDEVTVLEKNKIELREAKDEAEAANEAKSSFLANMSHEIRNPMNAIVGFTDILRRGMEDDEVTRREYLNTIHASGTHLVGLINDILDLSKIESGRMELEIRPCNPWELMTEVVSVMKMKAVEQGITLDHVIEGQIPSTIESDPTRLRQVLMNLVGNAVKFTETGGVRLVADTVVEAGQPRVRFRVTDTGVGMTSEQCGKIFQEFVQADSSVTRRFGGTGLGLAISKRLTEALGGNIAVESQPGVGSTFSFTVSPGELADVVLIDHETAVQQTARLNQPGQQSGLTIRFQPSRVLVTDDTPANRQLVSLVLTKSGLIVDQAENGLQAVEKASGGDFDLLLMDMQMPVMDGFTATRKLRAAGIEAPIMALTANVMQSDRDRCTEAGCSGFLTKPIDIDKLLATLAEILPLDETPIEEDSPSLLSTDEPSTHSLCAVEPIAEVTPIDEMLAELPEATASPSAHFSDRDEEYQPERPAAALPPVESTLPLEIPEFFEIVVQFVQSLPQTLGQISDAIEQEDFTRILDLSHKLKGTGGTVGFPAFTGPAQRLHQLAADKVTTGMSEELLEITKIASQIHVRGLTECPV from the coding sequence ATGCCAAACCTCAAGTTAAAACTCCCTGCCATGTTCCGCTTCACCGCCGCCACGCGAATCACGCTTGGCCTGGTGTGCTCGATGCTGGGCATTTTGATGGCCGCCAACTATCTGAAGCTCATCCCCGATGAAGAACGGATCGTGACCGCGAATCGCGTTCAAATTGTGGAATCGCTGGCTTTCAGCAGTGCGCCGATTATTGAAGCAGGGCAACTGCAAAAGCTGCAGGGCGTGATGGAACTTCTGGTCAACCGACACAAACAGCTTCTGTCCGCCGGAGTCCGCACGAATGACGGTCAGCTAATCCTCCAGGCCGGGCCGCACAATGAAACCTGGCCCGCTGATTTTGGCGAACATTCAACTGAACGATTTATGCACGTGACCCTGTCTGCTCAGCGACAGGACAACTGGGGCCGTATCGAAGTCGCGTTCGAACCACTGCGTCCGGCGGGGCGATTCGGGCAGTTCCAGTCGCGCATGACTACGTTGCTTGTGTTCTGCGGTCCCGTCGCGTTCTTTTCGTTCCGCTGGTTTCTGACCATGGTCCTCAAGAACCTGGACCCATCGCACGCCATCCCGCGGCGCGTGCGAGAAGCCCTGGACATTCTGTCGGAAGGTCTAATGATTGTCGGGCTGAACGATCGCGTCCTGCTGGCCAACAGCGCGATGGAAAAGTTGACCGGGCATGACACCGACAAACTGATCGGAGAGAAAGCGTCCGCACTGAATTTTCGACTCATCGAAAATGACGGCGACGAAGGCAGCATGCCGTGGGCGAACACGCTGGCGACGCAGGAATCCGTTTCCAACGTCATGATGCAATTGTGCAACGACGGCGGTGGTCCGGCGCGGATTCTGCGAGTCAACTGTTCTCCGCTTGCGGGCAACAACGGCGAAAACCGCGGCGTCATGGTGACATTCGACGAGGTCACCGTGCTTGAGAAAAATAAGATCGAACTGCGCGAAGCCAAGGACGAAGCCGAAGCGGCCAACGAAGCCAAGAGTAGTTTTCTGGCGAACATGAGCCATGAAATTCGTAACCCGATGAACGCCATCGTGGGCTTCACCGACATTTTGCGCCGCGGCATGGAAGACGATGAAGTTACTCGGCGAGAATACCTCAACACGATCCACGCCAGCGGGACTCACCTTGTTGGTCTGATCAACGACATTCTGGACTTGTCCAAGATCGAATCCGGCCGCATGGAACTGGAAATTCGTCCGTGCAATCCGTGGGAACTGATGACCGAAGTTGTCAGCGTGATGAAGATGAAAGCTGTCGAGCAGGGCATCACACTGGATCACGTGATCGAAGGTCAGATTCCATCGACCATCGAATCTGATCCCACGCGGCTGCGTCAGGTTTTGATGAACCTGGTTGGCAACGCGGTCAAGTTCACGGAAACCGGCGGTGTGCGTCTGGTGGCCGACACCGTTGTCGAAGCCGGTCAGCCTCGCGTGCGGTTTCGAGTGACCGATACCGGTGTGGGGATGACCAGCGAACAGTGTGGGAAGATCTTTCAGGAATTTGTGCAGGCCGACAGTTCGGTTACTCGACGATTTGGTGGCACCGGTCTGGGGCTGGCCATCAGCAAACGCTTAACGGAGGCGTTGGGCGGGAACATCGCCGTCGAAAGTCAGCCGGGCGTAGGCAGCACGTTCTCGTTTACCGTTTCGCCGGGTGAGCTTGCTGACGTTGTCTTGATCGATCATGAAACCGCCGTTCAGCAGACTGCACGATTGAACCAACCTGGTCAGCAGTCGGGGCTGACCATTCGCTTTCAGCCGTCGCGAGTGCTCGTTACCGACGACACGCCTGCCAACCGTCAGCTGGTTAGCCTCGTGCTGACGAAATCCGGGCTGATCGTCGACCAGGCGGAAAACGGTTTGCAAGCCGTCGAAAAGGCGAGCGGCGGAGACTTCGACCTGCTGCTGATGGACATGCAGATGCCGGTGATGGACGGTTTTACGGCCACCAGAAAACTGCGCGCCGCCGGTATCGAGGCGCCAATTATGGCGCTTACGGCCAACGTGATGCAGTCGGACCGCGATCGCTGTACTGAGGCTGGTTGTTCGGGGTTTTTGACCAAACCTATCGACATCGACAAGCTGTTAGCCACGCTGGCCGAGATTCTACCGCTCGACGAAACGCCAATAGAGGAAGATAGTCCTTCGTTGCTAAGCACTGATGAACCGAGCACCCACTCGCTGTGTGCTGTGGAGCCGATTGCGGAAGTGACGCCTATCGACGAAATGCTTGCCGAGTTACCAGAAGCCACTGCTTCACCGTCGGCACACTTCAGCGACCGTGACGAAGAATATCAGCCGGAGCGACCTGCAGCTGCGTTGCCGCCTGTTGAATCGACGCTTCCACTTGAGATCCCTGAGTTCTTCGAAATCGTTGTGCAGTTCGTGCAGTCATTGCCTCAGACGTTGGGGCAGATTTCTGACGCCATCGAACAGGAGGACTTCACCAGGATTCTGGATCTGTCGCACAAGCTGAAGGGTACGGGCGGCACGGTCGGCTTCCCTGCGTTCACCGGCCCGGCTCAACGCCTGCACCAGCTTGCCGCCGACAAAGTGACGACCGGTATGTCGGAGGAGCTGTTGGAAATCACAAAGATCGCGTCGCAGATCCACGTTCGCGGGCTCACAGAGTGCCCCGTCTGA